One genomic window of Paraburkholderia phytofirmans PsJN includes the following:
- the leuD gene encoding 3-isopropylmalate dehydratase small subunit, with product MEKFIVHTGVVAPLDRENVDTDAIIPKQFLKSIKRTGFGPNAFDEWRYLDHGEPGQDNSKRPLNPDFVLNQPRYQGASVLLARKNFGCGSSREHAPWALEQYGFRALIAPSFADIFYNNCFKNGVLPIVLTEQQVDHLFDETYAFNGFKLTVDLEAQVVRTSDGGTEYPFEVAAFRKYCLLNGFDDIGLTLRHADKIRQFEAERIAKQPWLAHRIVG from the coding sequence ATGGAAAAATTCATCGTACACACCGGCGTCGTGGCGCCGCTCGATCGTGAAAACGTCGACACGGACGCGATCATTCCGAAGCAATTCCTGAAGTCGATCAAGCGCACGGGTTTCGGTCCGAACGCGTTCGACGAATGGCGTTATCTCGACCACGGCGAGCCGGGTCAGGACAATTCGAAGCGTCCGCTGAATCCGGATTTCGTGTTGAACCAGCCGCGTTATCAGGGCGCTTCGGTGCTGCTGGCGCGCAAGAACTTCGGCTGCGGCAGCTCGCGCGAGCACGCGCCGTGGGCGCTGGAGCAATACGGCTTTCGTGCGCTGATCGCGCCGAGCTTCGCCGACATTTTCTATAACAACTGCTTCAAGAACGGCGTGCTGCCGATCGTGCTGACTGAACAGCAAGTCGATCACCTGTTCGACGAAACGTATGCGTTCAACGGTTTCAAACTGACGGTCGACCTCGAGGCGCAAGTCGTGCGCACGTCGGACGGCGGCACCGAATATCCGTTCGAAGTCGCGGCGTTCCGCAAGTACTGCCTGCTGAACGGTTTCGACGACATCGGCCTCACGCTGCGGCACGCGGACAAGATTCGCCAGTTCGAAGCAGAGCGTATTGCGAAGCAGCCTTGGCTGGCGCACCGCATCGTCGGCTAA
- the sdhA gene encoding succinate dehydrogenase flavoprotein subunit has translation MAAIKNSLPRRKFDVVIVGAGGSGMRASLQLARAGLSVCVLSKVFPTRSHTVAAQGGIGASLGNMSEDNWHYHFYDTIKGSDWLGDQDAIEFMCREAPNAVYELEHMGMPFDRNADGTIYQRPFGGHTANYGEKPVQRACAAADRTGHALLHTLYQQNVEAKTQFFVEWMALDLIRDSEGDVLGVTALEMETGDVYILEGKTTLFATGGAGRIFAASTNAFINTGDGLGMAARSGIALQDMEFWQFHPTGVAGAGVLITEGVRGEGGILRNSNGERFMERYAPTLKDLAPRDFVSRSMDQEIKEGRGVGPNKDHVLLDLSHIGAETIMKRLPSIREIALKFANVDCIKEPIPVVPTIHYQMGGIPTNINGQVVGTSRGAEDPVNGFYAVGECSCVSVHGANRLGTNSLLDLVVFGRAAGNHIVKHVKEIKEHKPLPADAADFALSRLAKLDSSSSGEYAQSVANDIRGTMQKHAGVFRTSALLAEGVERIREVADRVDNIHLKDKSKVFNTARVEALEVANLIEVARATMVSAEARKESRGAHAQNDFEHRDDENWMRHTLWFSEGDRLDYKPVHMQPLTVESVPPKARTF, from the coding sequence ATGGCTGCAATCAAGAATTCTCTGCCGCGTCGCAAGTTTGACGTGGTTATCGTCGGCGCAGGCGGCTCGGGGATGCGCGCTTCGCTGCAACTCGCGCGCGCCGGTCTGTCGGTCTGCGTGCTGTCCAAAGTGTTCCCGACGCGATCGCACACGGTTGCTGCTCAAGGCGGCATCGGCGCATCGCTTGGCAACATGAGCGAAGACAATTGGCACTACCACTTCTACGACACGATCAAGGGTTCCGACTGGCTCGGCGACCAGGACGCGATCGAGTTCATGTGCCGCGAAGCACCGAACGCCGTGTACGAACTCGAACACATGGGCATGCCGTTCGACCGTAACGCGGACGGCACGATTTACCAGCGCCCGTTCGGCGGCCACACCGCGAACTACGGCGAAAAGCCGGTGCAACGCGCTTGCGCGGCGGCTGACCGCACCGGTCACGCGCTGCTGCACACGCTGTATCAGCAAAACGTCGAGGCCAAGACGCAGTTCTTCGTCGAATGGATGGCGCTGGATCTGATCCGCGACTCCGAAGGCGACGTGCTCGGCGTGACCGCGCTGGAAATGGAAACCGGCGACGTCTACATTCTCGAAGGCAAGACCACGCTGTTCGCCACGGGCGGCGCGGGCCGGATCTTCGCGGCATCCACCAACGCGTTCATCAACACCGGCGACGGTCTGGGCATGGCGGCGCGTTCGGGCATCGCGCTGCAAGACATGGAATTCTGGCAATTCCACCCGACCGGCGTGGCCGGTGCGGGCGTGCTGATTACCGAAGGCGTGCGCGGCGAAGGCGGCATTCTGCGCAACTCGAACGGCGAGCGTTTCATGGAACGCTACGCGCCGACGCTGAAGGATCTGGCGCCGCGTGACTTCGTGTCGCGTTCGATGGACCAGGAAATCAAGGAAGGCCGCGGCGTGGGTCCGAACAAGGATCATGTGCTGCTCGACCTGTCGCACATTGGCGCCGAGACGATCATGAAGCGTCTGCCGTCGATCCGCGAAATCGCGCTGAAGTTCGCGAACGTCGATTGCATTAAAGAACCGATCCCGGTCGTGCCGACCATCCACTATCAGATGGGCGGTATTCCGACGAACATCAACGGCCAGGTCGTGGGTACGTCGAGGGGCGCTGAAGATCCGGTCAACGGCTTCTACGCAGTGGGCGAATGCTCGTGCGTGTCGGTGCACGGTGCAAACCGTCTCGGCACGAACTCGCTGCTCGACCTGGTGGTGTTCGGCCGCGCGGCCGGCAACCACATCGTCAAGCACGTGAAGGAAATCAAGGAGCACAAGCCGCTGCCGGCCGACGCCGCTGATTTCGCGCTGTCGCGTCTGGCGAAGCTCGACAGCTCGTCTTCGGGCGAGTACGCGCAATCGGTCGCGAACGACATTCGCGGCACGATGCAGAAGCACGCCGGCGTGTTCCGCACCTCAGCGCTGCTGGCCGAGGGCGTGGAGCGCATTCGCGAAGTGGCTGACCGTGTCGACAACATCCATTTGAAGGACAAGTCGAAGGTGTTCAACACCGCGCGCGTCGAAGCGCTGGAAGTGGCGAACCTGATCGAAGTGGCACGCGCCACGATGGTTTCCGCCGAAGCGCGTAAAGAAAGCCGTGGCGCGCACGCGCAAAACGACTTCGAACATCGCGACGACGAAAACTGGATGCGCCATACGCTGTGGTTCAGCGAAGGCGATCGCCTTGACTACAAGCCGGTTCACATGCAACCGCTGACGGTCGAATCGGTTCCGCCGAAAGCGCGGACCTTCTAA
- a CDS encoding succinate dehydrogenase iron-sulfur subunit, which translates to MAKRTFEIYRYDPDKDAAPRMQTYEIEIDSHERMLLDALLKLKAVDETLSFRRSCREGVCGSDAMNINGKNGLACLQNMNDLPQKIVLRPLPGLPVIRDLIVDMTQFFNQYHSIKPYLINDTPPPEKERLQSPEERDELDGLYECILCASCSTSCPSFWWNPDKFVGPAGLLQAYRFIADSRDEATGERLDNLEDPYRLFRCHTIMNCVDVCPKGLNPTKAIGKIKELMVRRAV; encoded by the coding sequence ATGGCAAAGCGTACATTTGAAATTTACCGCTACGACCCGGACAAGGACGCAGCGCCGCGCATGCAAACGTACGAGATCGAGATCGACTCGCACGAACGCATGCTGCTCGACGCGCTGCTGAAGTTGAAGGCAGTTGACGAAACGCTGTCGTTCCGCCGTTCGTGCCGCGAAGGCGTGTGCGGTTCGGACGCCATGAACATCAACGGCAAGAACGGTCTGGCCTGCCTGCAGAACATGAACGATCTGCCGCAAAAGATCGTGCTGCGTCCGCTGCCGGGACTGCCGGTCATTCGCGACCTGATCGTCGACATGACGCAGTTCTTCAACCAGTATCATTCGATCAAGCCGTACCTGATCAACGACACGCCGCCGCCGGAAAAGGAACGTCTGCAGTCGCCGGAAGAGCGCGACGAGCTCGACGGCCTGTACGAATGTATTCTGTGCGCGAGCTGCTCGACTTCGTGCCCGAGCTTCTGGTGGAATCCGGACAAGTTCGTCGGCCCGGCCGGCCTGTTGCAAGCCTACCGTTTCATCGCGGACAGCCGCGACGAAGCGACGGGCGAACGACTCGACAACCTGGAAGATCCGTACCGTCTGTTCCGTTGCCATACCATCATGAACTGTGTCGACGTTTGCCCGAAGGGCCTGAACCCGACCAAGGCGATTGGCAAGATCAAGGAATTGATGGTTCGCCGCGCTGTCTGA
- a CDS encoding entericidin A/B family lipoprotein codes for MMKNINRTTLLRRFALGTLAGLLLGLAGCNTVHGFGEDMSHLGNSISNHADK; via the coding sequence ATGATGAAGAACATCAATCGCACCACTCTATTGCGCCGCTTCGCTCTCGGTACGCTGGCTGGGCTGTTGCTCGGTCTGGCCGGTTGCAACACGGTGCACGGATTCGGCGAGGACATGTCGCACCTCGGCAATTCGATCAGCAATCACGCTGATAAATAA
- the leuC gene encoding 3-isopropylmalate dehydratase large subunit has protein sequence MAQTLYDKLWNTHVIHTEEDGTTILYIDRHLLHEVTSPQAFEGLKLAERPVWRISANLAVSDHNVPTTDRSHGIADPVSKLQVDTLDSNCDAYGITQFKMNDLRQGIVHIIGPEQGATLPGMTIVCGDSHTSTHGAFGALAHGIGTSEVEHVLATQTLLQKKSKNMLVKVEGALPRGCTAKDIVLAIIGKIGTAGGTGYAIEFGGSTIRALSMEGRMTVCNMAIEAGARAGMVAVDDTTIEYLKGRPFSPEGVEWDHAVEYWKQFKTDEGAHFDRVVELNAAEIVPQVTWGTSPEMVTAVDGRVPDPDREKDPVKRDAMERALKYMALEPNAPIESIKPDKIFIGSCTNARIEDIRAAAYVVKKLGRRVAPNIRLAMVVPGSGLVKAQAEREGLDKVFTDAGFEWREPGCSMCLAMNADRLDPGERCASTSNRNFEGRQGAGGRTHLVSPAMAAAAAIEGHFVDIRKLG, from the coding sequence ATGGCACAGACTCTCTACGACAAATTGTGGAACACACACGTGATCCACACGGAAGAAGACGGCACGACGATTCTCTATATCGACCGTCACCTGCTGCACGAAGTCACCAGCCCTCAGGCGTTCGAAGGCCTGAAGCTGGCTGAGCGTCCGGTGTGGCGCATCAGCGCGAATCTGGCGGTCTCGGACCATAACGTGCCGACCACGGACCGCAGCCACGGCATTGCCGATCCGGTTTCCAAGCTGCAAGTCGACACGCTCGATTCGAACTGCGATGCCTACGGCATCACGCAGTTCAAGATGAACGATCTGCGTCAGGGCATCGTGCACATCATCGGGCCGGAGCAGGGCGCCACGCTGCCGGGCATGACGATCGTTTGCGGCGATTCGCACACGTCCACGCACGGCGCGTTCGGCGCGTTGGCGCATGGCATCGGCACGTCGGAAGTCGAACACGTGCTGGCCACGCAAACGCTCTTGCAGAAGAAAAGCAAGAACATGCTGGTGAAGGTGGAAGGCGCGCTGCCGCGCGGCTGCACCGCGAAAGACATCGTGCTGGCCATCATCGGCAAGATCGGCACGGCGGGCGGCACCGGCTACGCAATCGAGTTCGGTGGCTCGACCATTCGCGCGCTCTCCATGGAAGGCCGCATGACGGTCTGCAACATGGCGATCGAAGCCGGCGCGCGCGCCGGCATGGTCGCGGTCGACGACACCACCATCGAGTATCTGAAAGGCCGCCCGTTCTCGCCGGAAGGCGTGGAGTGGGATCACGCGGTCGAGTACTGGAAGCAGTTCAAGACCGACGAAGGTGCGCACTTCGACCGCGTGGTCGAACTGAACGCCGCCGAGATCGTGCCGCAAGTCACGTGGGGCACGTCGCCGGAAATGGTCACGGCCGTGGACGGCCGCGTGCCGGATCCGGATCGCGAGAAAGACCCGGTCAAGCGCGACGCCATGGAGCGCGCGCTGAAATACATGGCGCTCGAACCGAATGCGCCGATCGAGTCGATCAAGCCGGATAAAATCTTCATTGGGTCGTGCACCAACGCGCGCATTGAAGACATTCGCGCCGCGGCTTACGTCGTGAAGAAGCTGGGCCGCCGCGTGGCGCCGAATATCCGTCTGGCCATGGTCGTGCCGGGTTCGGGGCTCGTGAAGGCGCAGGCGGAACGTGAGGGCCTCGACAAGGTCTTCACCGACGCCGGTTTCGAATGGCGTGAACCGGGTTGCTCGATGTGTCTCGCCATGAACGCCGACCGGCTCGATCCGGGCGAGCGTTGCGCGTCCACGTCGAATCGGAATTTCGAAGGTCGTCAGGGCGCCGGTGGCCGTACCCACCTCGTGAGCCCGGCGATGGCTGCGGCTGCGGCCATCGAAGGGCATTTCGTCGATATTCGCAAGCTTGGATAA
- the sdhD gene encoding succinate dehydrogenase, hydrophobic membrane anchor protein, with translation MSSNNRIGSKRLVVGAHYGLRDWLAQRITAAVMAIYTVILLAWFFGARDFSYDGWASIFATQWMKLATFVTLLSLFYHAWVGIRDIWMDYVKPVGIRLLLQALTIVWLLACAGYAAQILWRV, from the coding sequence ATGTCATCAAATAACCGAATCGGTTCGAAGCGTCTCGTCGTCGGCGCGCATTACGGTCTGCGCGACTGGCTGGCCCAGCGTATTACCGCCGCCGTGATGGCGATCTACACGGTCATCCTGCTCGCCTGGTTCTTCGGCGCGCGCGATTTCTCGTATGACGGCTGGGCGTCGATCTTCGCCACGCAATGGATGAAGCTCGCCACGTTCGTCACGCTGCTTTCGCTGTTCTACCACGCGTGGGTGGGTATCCGCGACATCTGGATGGACTATGTGAAGCCCGTTGGCATCCGCCTGTTGCTTCAAGCGCTGACGATCGTCTGGCTGCTCGCGTGTGCGGGCTACGCTGCGCAGATTCTCTGGAGAGTGTAA
- a CDS encoding FAD assembly factor SdhE — protein sequence MDSTSHQSDPLRRARLRWRARRGLLENDLIFERFFSRYEHDLSDADVGALTRLLELSDNDLMDLLLVRKEPEGDLADPDLIRVLELLRNA from the coding sequence ATGGATTCAACATCGCATCAGTCCGACCCTCTCCGCCGCGCGCGTCTTCGCTGGCGCGCGCGGCGGGGCCTGCTGGAAAACGATCTGATCTTTGAGCGTTTTTTCAGCCGATATGAGCATGACCTCAGCGATGCAGATGTGGGCGCCCTCACGCGCCTGCTCGAGCTGAGCGATAACGACCTGATGGACTTGCTGCTTGTACGCAAGGAACCGGAAGGCGACCTTGCCGACCCGGATCTGATCCGGGTGCTGGAGCTGCTGCGGAATGCCTGA
- the gltA gene encoding citrate synthase has translation MTPSDVKATLSFSDNSPSVEMPIYKGTLGPDVIDIRKLYGQTGKFTYDPGFMSTAACNSAITYIDGDKGELLYRGYPIDNLAQNADFLETCYLLLKGELPNAEQNAEFVKTVTNHTMVHEQMHFFFRGFRRDAHPMAILVAAVGALSAFYHDSLDINNPRHREVSAIRMIAKLPTLVAMAYKYSIGQPFAYPKNDLSYSANFMHMMFSNPCEEYKVNDVLVRALDRILILHADHEQNASTSTVRLAGSSGANPFACIAAGIACLWGPAHGGANEAALNMLEEIGSVDNIPEFIKQVKDKNSGVKLMGFGHRVYKNYDPRAKLMRETCHEVLEELGLHDDPLFKLAMALEKIALEDEYFVSRKLYPNVDFYSGIVQRALGIPTSMFTCIFAMARTVGWIAQWNEMIADPEQKIGRPRQLFIGDTQREAKPIAQR, from the coding sequence ATGACCCCGTCAGATGTTAAAGCCACGCTATCGTTCAGCGACAATTCGCCGAGCGTTGAAATGCCGATTTACAAGGGCACTCTCGGCCCGGACGTGATCGACATCCGCAAACTGTACGGCCAGACCGGCAAGTTCACGTACGACCCGGGCTTCATGTCGACGGCGGCTTGCAATTCGGCGATCACCTACATTGACGGCGACAAGGGCGAGCTGCTGTATCGCGGCTACCCGATCGACAACCTCGCGCAAAACGCCGACTTCCTCGAAACCTGCTATCTGCTGCTGAAGGGCGAACTGCCGAACGCAGAGCAGAACGCCGAATTCGTCAAGACGGTGACGAACCACACGATGGTGCATGAGCAAATGCACTTCTTCTTCCGTGGTTTCCGTCGCGACGCGCATCCGATGGCGATTCTGGTCGCAGCAGTCGGCGCGCTGTCGGCGTTCTATCACGACTCGCTCGACATCAACAATCCGCGTCACCGTGAAGTGTCGGCCATTCGCATGATCGCGAAGCTGCCGACGCTGGTCGCCATGGCTTACAAGTACAGCATCGGCCAGCCGTTTGCGTACCCGAAGAACGACCTGTCGTACAGCGCGAACTTCATGCACATGATGTTCTCGAACCCGTGCGAAGAGTACAAGGTCAACGACGTGCTGGTGCGCGCACTGGACCGTATCCTGATCCTCCATGCGGACCACGAACAGAATGCGTCGACCTCGACCGTGCGTCTCGCCGGTTCGTCGGGCGCGAACCCGTTCGCGTGTATCGCAGCTGGTATCGCATGTCTGTGGGGCCCGGCGCACGGTGGTGCGAACGAAGCCGCACTGAACATGCTGGAAGAAATCGGCTCGGTCGACAACATTCCTGAGTTCATCAAGCAGGTGAAGGACAAGAACTCGGGCGTGAAGCTGATGGGCTTTGGTCACCGCGTCTACAAGAACTACGACCCGCGTGCGAAGCTGATGCGTGAAACCTGCCACGAAGTGCTGGAAGAACTGGGCCTGCACGACGACCCGCTGTTCAAGCTGGCCATGGCACTGGAAAAGATCGCGCTGGAAGACGAATACTTCGTGTCGCGCAAGCTGTACCCGAACGTCGATTTCTACTCGGGTATCGTGCAGCGCGCGCTGGGCATCCCGACCTCGATGTTCACGTGTATCTTCGCGATGGCACGTACGGTCGGCTGGATTGCACAGTGGAACGAAATGATCGCCGATCCGGAACAGAAGATTGGCCGTCCGCGTCAACTGTTTATCGGCGACACGCAACGTGAAGCCAAGCCGATCGCGCAACGTTGA
- the leuB gene encoding 3-isopropylmalate dehydrogenase, translating into MKIAVLPGDGIGPEIVKEAVKVLNVLGEKFELEEAPVGGAGYEAKGHPLPDSTLALAKEADAILFGAVGDWKYDSLERALRPEQAILGLRKHLQLFANFRPAICYPQLTGASSLKEEIVSGLDILIVRELNGDIYFGAPRGVRSSPDGLFEGAKEGFDTMRYSEPEVRRIAHVAFQAAQKRQKKLTSVDKANVLETSQFWRDVMIDVSKEYADVELSHMYVDNAAMQLVKAPKAFDVVVTGNMFGDILSDEAAMLTGSIGMLPSASLDKNNKGLYEPSHGSAPDIAGKGVANPLATILSAAMMLRYSLNKAEQADRIESAVKKVLEQGYRTGDILTPGCKQVGTVAMGDAVVAAL; encoded by the coding sequence ATGAAGATCGCAGTCTTGCCGGGCGACGGCATCGGTCCCGAAATCGTCAAGGAAGCCGTCAAGGTTTTGAACGTGCTCGGCGAAAAGTTCGAACTTGAAGAAGCGCCGGTTGGTGGCGCGGGCTACGAAGCGAAGGGCCACCCGCTGCCCGATTCGACGCTGGCGCTGGCGAAAGAAGCTGACGCGATCCTGTTCGGCGCCGTTGGCGACTGGAAGTACGATTCGCTCGAACGCGCGCTGCGTCCGGAGCAGGCCATTCTGGGTCTGCGCAAACACCTGCAACTGTTCGCGAACTTCCGTCCGGCGATCTGCTATCCGCAACTCACGGGCGCTTCGTCGTTGAAGGAAGAGATCGTTTCGGGCCTCGATATTCTGATCGTGCGCGAACTGAACGGCGACATCTATTTCGGCGCGCCGCGCGGCGTGCGTTCGTCGCCGGACGGGCTGTTCGAAGGCGCGAAGGAAGGTTTCGACACAATGCGTTATTCGGAGCCCGAAGTGCGCCGCATTGCGCACGTCGCGTTTCAGGCGGCGCAAAAGCGCCAGAAGAAGCTGACGAGCGTGGACAAGGCCAATGTGCTCGAAACCTCGCAATTCTGGCGCGACGTGATGATCGACGTGTCGAAGGAATATGCGGACGTTGAACTGTCGCACATGTATGTCGACAACGCGGCGATGCAACTGGTGAAGGCGCCGAAGGCGTTCGACGTGGTTGTCACCGGCAACATGTTCGGCGACATTCTCTCCGACGAAGCGGCCATGCTGACGGGCTCGATCGGCATGCTGCCGTCGGCCTCGCTCGACAAGAACAACAAGGGCTTGTACGAGCCGTCGCACGGCTCGGCACCGGACATCGCCGGTAAGGGCGTCGCGAATCCGCTCGCCACCATTCTGTCCGCTGCCATGATGCTGCGCTATTCGCTGAACAAGGCGGAGCAGGCGGATCGCATCGAAAGCGCCGTTAAAAAGGTGCTCGAGCAAGGCTATCGTACCGGCGACATTCTCACGCCGGGTTGCAAGCAGGTCGGCACGGTGGCGATGGGCGACGCGGTGGTCGCCGCGCTGTAA
- the asd gene encoding aspartate-semialdehyde dehydrogenase, with product MNVGLVGWRGMVGSVLMQRMQQEGDFDLIEPVFFSTSNAGGNAPSFAKNETKLKDATSIDDLKKCEAIISCQGGDYTNEVFPKLRAAGWNGYWIDAASSLRMKDDAVIILDPVNLDVIKNALVKGQKNFIGGNCTVSLMLMALGGLFRENLVDWMTAMTYQAASGAGAQNMRELLQQMGTLYGAAKEDLADPSSAILDIDRRVLSAMNSDRMPTDNFGVPLAGSLIPWIDKDLGNGMSKEEWKGGAETNKILGKPAMGTPGSIPVDGLCVRIGAMRCHSQALTIKLNKDVPLDEVNSILASGNDWVKVVPNEREASMRDLSPAVVTGTLTVPVGRVRKLAMGGEYLSAFTVGDQLLWGAAEPLRRMLRIVLDK from the coding sequence ATGAACGTAGGTCTCGTAGGTTGGCGCGGCATGGTCGGCAGCGTCCTGATGCAACGCATGCAGCAGGAAGGCGATTTCGATCTTATCGAACCGGTGTTTTTCAGCACCAGCAACGCGGGCGGCAACGCGCCGTCGTTCGCCAAAAACGAGACCAAGCTCAAAGATGCAACAAGCATCGACGACCTGAAGAAGTGCGAAGCGATCATCTCGTGCCAGGGCGGCGACTACACGAACGAAGTGTTCCCGAAGCTGCGAGCAGCGGGCTGGAACGGCTACTGGATCGACGCGGCTTCGTCGCTGCGCATGAAGGACGACGCCGTCATCATTCTCGATCCGGTCAACCTCGACGTGATCAAGAACGCGCTGGTCAAGGGTCAGAAGAATTTCATCGGCGGCAATTGCACGGTTAGCCTGATGTTGATGGCGCTCGGCGGCTTGTTCCGCGAGAATCTCGTCGACTGGATGACGGCCATGACGTATCAGGCCGCTTCGGGCGCGGGCGCGCAAAACATGCGCGAACTGCTGCAGCAAATGGGCACGCTGTACGGCGCGGCCAAGGAAGATTTGGCGGATCCGTCGTCGGCGATTCTCGACATCGACCGTCGCGTGCTTTCCGCGATGAACAGCGACCGCATGCCGACCGACAACTTCGGCGTGCCGCTCGCCGGCTCGCTGATTCCGTGGATCGACAAGGATCTCGGCAACGGCATGTCGAAGGAAGAGTGGAAGGGCGGCGCGGAAACCAACAAGATTCTTGGCAAGCCGGCCATGGGCACGCCGGGTTCGATTCCTGTCGATGGCCTGTGCGTGCGCATCGGCGCAATGCGCTGCCACTCGCAGGCATTGACCATCAAGCTGAACAAGGACGTGCCGCTGGACGAAGTGAACAGCATCCTCGCGTCGGGCAACGACTGGGTGAAGGTCGTGCCGAACGAGCGCGAAGCGTCCATGCGCGACCTGTCCCCGGCGGTGGTGACGGGTACGCTGACGGTGCCGGTCGGCCGCGTGCGCAAACTGGCCATGGGCGGCGAATATCTGTCGGCTTTCACGGTCGGCGATCAGCTGCTGTGGGGCGCCGCGGAACCGCTGCGTCGCATGCTTCGCATTGTGCTCGACAAGTAA